A stretch of Fusobacterium periodonticum ATCC 33693 DNA encodes these proteins:
- a CDS encoding formylglycine-generating enzyme family protein, whose product MELQKFKDDYMIKVKGGKYKPSFEDEEKIVFDIEVCKYAITEKMWFEIMGTIPLQVKGDNKPVKDITWWEALEFCNKLSEKHGLEPVYDLSKSKQGILAIRELKGKTIKTFDPNMANFKNTEGFRLPTEIEWEWFAKGGQVAMEQGTFDYNYSGSDNIDEVAWYIENSNYFIQDVGLKKPNQLGLYDCSGNVWEWCYDSEEWENKKSMNFNFDSSSAYRRLRGGAWLHNAESCTTLYRCFEVATYTVLSTGFRIVRTI is encoded by the coding sequence ATGGAACTACAGAAATTTAAAGATGACTATATGATAAAAGTAAAAGGTGGAAAGTATAAACCTTCTTTTGAAGATGAAGAAAAAATAGTATTTGATATAGAAGTATGCAAATATGCGATAACAGAAAAGATGTGGTTTGAAATAATGGGAACTATTCCTTTACAAGTCAAGGGAGATAATAAACCTGTTAAAGATATCACTTGGTGGGAAGCATTAGAATTTTGTAATAAGTTAAGTGAAAAACATGGTTTAGAACCTGTCTACGATCTAAGCAAAAGTAAGCAAGGAATATTAGCAATAAGAGAATTAAAAGGAAAAACCATTAAAACTTTTGATCCTAATATGGCAAACTTTAAAAATACAGAAGGTTTTAGATTACCTACTGAAATTGAATGGGAATGGTTTGCAAAAGGTGGACAGGTTGCAATGGAACAAGGAACTTTTGACTATAACTATTCAGGAAGTGACAATATAGATGAAGTAGCATGGTATATTGAGAATTCTAATTATTTTATACAGGATGTAGGATTAAAAAAGCCAAATCAGTTAGGACTTTATGATTGTAGTGGTAATGTTTGGGAATGGTGTTATGACTCAGAAGAGTGGGAAAATAAAAAATCTATGAATTTCAATTTTGATTCTTCTAGTGCATACAGAAGACTTAGAGGTGGAGCTTGGCTTCATAATGCTGAAAGTTGTACTACTCTTTATCGTTGTTTTGAAGTTGCTACTTATACTGTACTAAGTACTGGATTTCGTATTGTTAGAACAATTTAA
- a CDS encoding formylglycine-generating enzyme family protein, giving the protein MEKKKIELKNFEDEYLIKVQGGKYVPSFTNELKEVFDIEVCKYITTQLMWLEVMENNPSEVKGFYKPVETVSWWQALEFCNKLSEKYGLEPVYDLSRSKQEILMIKELGKKIVSPDKTNFKNTEGFRLPTEIEWEWFAKGGQKAIEQGTFEYKYSGSNNIDEVAWYLNNSDFKNTNISIKDVALKKPNQLGLFDCSGNIWEWCYDTIGDIEKGKLYTYKNFEPYNIYRRIKGGSGAYSAKSSLIISRSETIATYSYKNFGFRFVRTI; this is encoded by the coding sequence ATGGAAAAGAAAAAGATAGAATTAAAAAATTTTGAAGATGAATATTTGATAAAGGTTCAAGGTGGAAAATATGTCCCTTCTTTTACAAATGAATTAAAGGAGGTATTTGACATAGAAGTATGCAAATATATAACAACTCAATTAATGTGGCTGGAAGTAATGGAAAATAATCCTTCAGAAGTAAAAGGATTTTATAAGCCTGTTGAAACTGTTTCTTGGTGGCAAGCACTAGAATTCTGTAATAAATTAAGTGAAAAATATGGCTTAGAGCCTGTATATGATTTAAGTAGAAGTAAACAAGAAATATTAATGATAAAAGAATTAGGTAAAAAAATAGTAAGTCCCGATAAAACAAACTTTAAAAATACTGAAGGATTTAGATTGCCAACTGAAATTGAATGGGAATGGTTTGCTAAAGGTGGACAAAAGGCGATTGAACAAGGAACTTTTGAGTATAAGTATTCAGGAAGTAATAATATAGATGAAGTAGCTTGGTATCTTAACAATTCAGATTTTAAAAACACCAATATTTCTATAAAAGATGTAGCTTTAAAAAAGCCAAATCAATTGGGACTTTTTGATTGTAGTGGGAACATTTGGGAATGGTGCTATGATACAATTGGTGACATAGAAAAGGGAAAACTATACACATATAAAAACTTTGAACCTTATAATATCTATAGAAGAATTAAAGGAGGTTCAGGAGCTTATAGTGCTAAAAGTTCTCTTATCATTAGTAGAAGTGAAACTATAGCTACTTATTCTTATAAAAATTTTGGATTTCGTTTTGTAAGAACTATTTAG
- a CDS encoding sirohydrochlorin cobaltochelatase, with amino-acid sequence MSKKALLMVHFGTTHNDTKILTIDKMNDKFADEYKDYVQFYAYTSRIVLKRLKDRGDIFNNPIRILNVIADQGYDELLVQTSHIIPGIEYENLVKEVNSVSNRFKSVKIGKPLLYYIDDYKKCVEALADEYVPKNKKEALVLVCHGTDSPLATSYAMIEYVFDEYGYDNVFVVCTKAYPLMDTLLKKLRKNGIEEVRLAPFMFVAGDHAKNDMAIRYKEELEENGFKVNQVILKGLGEFDAIQNIFLDHLKFAIEKDDEDIADFKKEYTEKYL; translated from the coding sequence ATGTCAAAAAAAGCATTGTTAATGGTACACTTTGGGACTACACATAATGACACAAAAATACTTACAATAGATAAAATGAATGATAAATTTGCAGATGAATACAAAGATTATGTTCAATTTTATGCGTATACATCAAGAATAGTTTTAAAAAGATTAAAAGATAGAGGAGATATTTTTAATAATCCAATTAGAATATTAAATGTTATAGCAGATCAAGGATATGATGAGTTACTTGTACAAACTTCTCATATTATACCAGGTATTGAATATGAAAATTTAGTGAAAGAGGTAAACTCTGTTTCAAATAGGTTTAAAAGTGTAAAAATAGGAAAACCACTTTTATATTATATTGATGATTATAAAAAATGTGTTGAAGCATTGGCAGATGAATATGTTCCAAAAAATAAAAAAGAGGCACTTGTTTTAGTTTGTCATGGAACAGACTCACCACTAGCTACTAGTTATGCTATGATAGAATATGTTTTTGATGAGTATGGATATGATAATGTTTTTGTAGTTTGTACAAAAGCATATCCATTAATGGATACTTTATTGAAAAAATTAAGAAAAAATGGTATTGAAGAAGTCAGACTTGCTCCATTTATGTTTGTAGCTGGAGATCATGCAAAAAATGATATGGCTATAAGATATAAAGAAGAACTTGAAGAAAATGGTTTTAAAGTAAATCAAGTGATTTTAAAAGGTTTAGGAGAGTTTGACGCAATTCAAAATATCTTTTTAGATCACTTAAAATTTGCTATTGAAAAAGATGATGAGGATATTGCTGATTTTAAAAAAGAATATACAGAAAAATATCTATAA
- the rplU gene encoding 50S ribosomal protein L21 codes for MYAVIKTGGKQYKVTEGDVLRVEKLNAEVNATVELTEVLLVAGGDNVKVGKPLVEGAKVVVEVLSQGKAAKVINFKYKPKKASHRKKGHRQLFTEVKVTSIIA; via the coding sequence ATGTACGCAGTAATTAAAACTGGTGGAAAACAGTATAAAGTTACAGAAGGTGATGTATTAAGAGTAGAAAAATTAAATGCTGAAGTTAATGCAACTGTTGAATTAACAGAAGTTCTTTTAGTAGCTGGTGGAGACAATGTTAAAGTTGGAAAACCATTAGTAGAAGGAGCAAAAGTAGTTGTAGAAGTTTTATCTCAAGGTAAAGCAGCTAAAGTTATTAACTTCAAATACAAGCCTAAAAAAGCTAGTCACAGAAAAAAAGGTCATAGACAACTTTTTACTGAAGTAAAAGTAACTTCAATAATAGCATAG
- a CDS encoding ribosomal-processing cysteine protease Prp yields MTKVEIFRKNGNIIGYKASGHSGYSEQGSDIICSAISTSLQITLIGIQEVLKLKVDFKINDGFLDVDLKNISQNKLTQTNILTESMAMFLKELTKQYPKYIRLVEKEDK; encoded by the coding sequence ATGACAAAAGTAGAAATTTTTAGAAAAAATGGTAACATCATAGGATATAAAGCAAGTGGACATTCTGGATACTCAGAACAAGGAAGTGATATAATATGTTCTGCTATCTCAACATCATTGCAAATAACTTTGATAGGTATACAAGAAGTATTGAAGTTAAAAGTTGATTTTAAAATAAATGATGGCTTTCTTGATGTTGATTTAAAAAATATTAGCCAAAATAAACTAACACAAACAAATATACTCACAGAATCTATGGCTATGTTTTTAAAAGAATTGACTAAGCAATATCCTAAGTACATTAGACTTGTAGAAAAGGAGGATAAGTAA
- the rpmA gene encoding 50S ribosomal protein L27 — MQFLLNIQLFAHKKGQGSVKNGRDSNPKYLGVKKYDGEVVKAGNIIVRQRGTKFHAGNNMGIGKDHTLFALIDGYVKFERLGKNKKQVSVYSEK; from the coding sequence ATGCAATTTTTATTAAATATACAATTATTTGCACATAAAAAAGGGCAAGGTTCTGTTAAAAACGGAAGAGACTCTAATCCTAAATATCTTGGAGTAAAAAAATATGATGGAGAAGTTGTTAAAGCTGGAAACATCATAGTTAGACAAAGAGGAACTAAATTCCATGCTGGAAACAATATGGGAATTGGTAAAGACCATACTTTATTTGCATTAATCGATGGATATGTAAAATTTGAAAGATTAGGAAAAAATAAAAAACAAGTTTCTGTATACTCAGAAAAATAA